Below is a window of Candidatus Eisenbacteria bacterium DNA.
CGGCCGGATTCGATACCGACAAGTCCGATCGTATGAACTTCGCGACTCCGCTGAAGGACGTCCTTCGAATCATCAAGCTCTTGAAGGCCGGGGAGTCCCCGGTCCCGACATTGTTCGAATTCACCCTGCTACGGAATGATCAGGGCAGCCACACGATGGAAGTCGGGGCGACCTCAGATCCGGTGCGCTGGCCGCTGCAGTCGGGAGATCGTATCGAGTCAGTCGAAGGGGTCGGCGAGGTTCAGACCTACTCGAAACTGGTCACGGCGCTTCGAGGTTGCCGCGGATCTGCGCGCCTCTCGGTGCTGCGCAATGGCAAGTCGATCGCGCTTCAGATCGCGCCGGCCATGGCGGAACCCGTGCTGGAGCGTCGGGGCCTCGGCATGGATGGCGCACTCATCAGTTCGTTCCTGTGGGACGACGGAGCGGTATTCGTGGAACGGCAGCCGTTGAGGGTGGAGTTCGTGATGCCGGGTTCCGCCGCCGAGGCTCAGGGACTCAGCCCTGGAGATCGCATCGAGAGCATCGACGGCGTTGGCTACGCGAGTCTCGAGGCGCTGCGGTCGGCGCTGCATGCGCGCCCCGAGGGGAAGGTCGCGCGCATCGTCCTGCGTCGTTGGAGCCCCAGCGACAACCGAATCTTCGACTTCCACGTCCGAGAACTTCCGATGGAAGAGATCGTCGAGGTGGGGCCGCAGGCGGAGGAGGTGGCCGCGCGGTAGCCGTACTCCCAGTCGCGCCGCGGTACTCGAAATCTGCGGCCGACGACTGACCCGCACTGCCGGAGACAATTTCCAAAGGTGCCCGCGTGCTCGACTCCGTCGATCGTCACTCTTCAAGCCGCTCGCAAGCTCGACATCCGGGTGAGTCGCGTCCTGACCGACAACGGCTTCGGCTACATCGGCCGGTGCTTCGCGCACGCGAGCGCGCTGCTGCGGATCGCTCAAAAACACACTCGCCTCTACCGCCCACGGACCAACGGACAGGCGGCCTCCCGACTTTGACGCTCTTCGCACGCGGCCGCTATCCTCGCCGCTTGCCTCTCGTGCAGCTGGAAGATTCACGCCCGCAGTGCCGCCGTAGAAGCGTGAACTGCCGCGTCGGACGCGTGCCCGTGGGCCCGGCCGCCTGGTCACCACGCTGAAGCCGCAACCTTCCCACCCCTCGAGGAGGTCCGTCATGCCCCGTTACGTCGATGGATTCGTGATCCCGATCCCGAAGAGCAAGCTCGCCACCTATCGCAAGATGGCGAAGTGGGGCGCGAAGACCTGGATGAAGCACGGCGCGCTCGAATACTTCGAATGCGTCGGTGACGACCTGAAGACGCCGTTCGGCCTGCCCTTCCCCAAGCTCGCGAAGACCAAGCCCGGCGAGACCGTCGTGTTCTCGTGGATCGTCTACAAGTCGAAGGCGCATCGCGACCAGGTCAACAAGAAGGTCATGACCGAACCGGGCATGATGGACATGGCCAAGTCCATGCCGTTCGACGTGAAGCGCATGTCGATGGGCGGCTTCGAAGTGTTCGTCGAGGCGGCGGCCGGGAAGCGAAAGACGGCGAAGAAGGCCCGCTAGGTGTGGAGTCTCACCTGGTTGTTCCCGTCGCTCAGTCGACAGCCCGGGCGAGGCGGGGCGTCGGTCCCGACCGAGGGGATGAGGACGATTCTCCGCTGGAACTCGACGCTCGCGTGCAGGTAGGCTCGGCCGCGCGCGAATGCGAGTGCTTATTGCTTGTCCCGGCCCTCGTCGCGTTGCAGATGGTCGAATCTCACCGACGTTGCGAGGCGTTCGAACTTCGCGTTCGATCGGCACCGGCGGACTCCTGCCGAGCGCGTCCCCTCGAGGCGTTGACTCCCCCAACGGAGGTGACAGCATGCACGCCCGCTCGCTCGCACTCTCGATGATCCTCTGCCTTGGTCCAGCAGCACCAAGTCGGGCACCTCATTCGTGGCAGGGGGCCTGACCCCCGGCTCGGCGCCGGTTGAAATTCCGGTGCTGCTCCAGGGACCGTGCGCGTACTCCTGCGGTCCCGGCTCTCCGGGCGACGGCCGCATCGACTACGACACCGACTCGGAAGCCGGGCCGTTCACCATGAGCCTGCCCGCGATGACGTTGGTCTCGTCGACGCCGATCGATGTCGAGGTGAACGGCGTGCTGACCGCGTTCGACGTCATCGTCACGCTCAGCGGGCCGGCTCCCGAGGCGGACGATCCGATCACGGGCCTGCTCACGTTGCCTCCGGCGACGTCCCTTTCGCTCGGGGCGACCGCTCCGGTGGCGAGCAGCACGCTGGACCTTCACGCCACGACGACGTACGTGAACGCCCTCACCGGCGAACCGACCGGCACTGTGATCGAAGAGGACTTTCACCTGAGCCTCTTCACGTTCACCCCGGACGCCCTTCCTGTCACGCGGCTGGTCGACGGCACCGCGGAGGGGAGCATCGTGCTCGGTCTCGGCGATTCGTCCCCCGTCGTGTTCGGCTACGCGAGTGCGGACGGCGACCTGGTGCTGAACCTGGCGAGCCTGTACGACTCCGGCCCGGTACCGGTGCAGGCCACGACGTGGGGCGCGCTCAAGGCACTCTATCGATAGTGGAGGAGCTCGTCGTCGACGGCGAATGTGCGTCAGCGTCCACGTCAAGGCGACAGTTGGAAACTGGACTCACCCGGCGGCGCAAGTCGTTCGAGGAGTTGGTGCCGGAGGGGGGGGTCGAACCCCCACTCGGTTGCCCGAACGGGATTTTGAGTCCAAGAAGCTGAGAAAGTAGTGATGTGACGACCATCACGTACCTGCGTCAATCGCGGTGATTGCAGTCGATTGAAGCGAGTTGCCGGAGAGGCTCAGCGCGTGTATGTGCGCAAGTAGCGCGGTAGTTCCCGCCCAGTTCCCGCCCAGTTGAGCGGCCTCGGGGAATTCTCCCCGGGGTCGACTTGTTCTCGGTCCGACTAGCGAGATTCCGGCGTGGCGCAACTAACGTGCGAGGGACTGCGTCTCGAGGTGCACCAGTTGCGTCTCTGCGCTCCAGACCCTCGATTCCAGCCTCGCGGGGGCTCTCCCCTTCGTACCGCGACGCATGGAAGCGGCCGAGCCTGCAATCACAGCAAAAAAGATGGTCTCGGCGGAGACCATCATTTGACTGCTTGAGTGCTCGGAACATAGGCAAGCACTTGATCGCTGGATTCAGCGAACGCGAGGCATCGATGCGGGTCGTCTCGGTCGCGGAATTCTTGAACATCCGCGAGGCCGCCCTCGTTTCGTGCGGACAGACGAAGGGCGTTGTAGCAGGAGAGGACTACTTCGACATCAAACTCGTTCGCGGCATCCTGGCTGAGGACTAGTCGCTTATTGAACATCCCGCGCGACTGGTCCTGACCGATGGATCGGTCCCGTTCCAAGCGCACTAGGGGGAGGTTGCCGTCAGCGTCCTCCTGCGCGATGCGCTTCATAGCCTCCGGGCGCGCAGCGTCGAGGGCGCGGCGGATGATGCGACGAATCTCGTATTGCGGTGAGCGCATTGTCTGCCTCCAGAAAAACGGAAAGGCCCCCTCGGCCGTTATCGGCGACAAGGGAGCCTTTTTTGAGGAGCTTAAAGGTGCGGATCGCTAACTACGGTCTACCTCGCGCGCGTCGGCCCGTCAACCCCCCTCGGGGTTCTAGTCACTCGCACGCGACTCCATGGTGACGGGACAGTCGAAACACGCACCTCCTGAACTTGGAGACCCACCATGCAGAACGAATCGCTGGACTTCCACATCGTCGGGGCGATCATCTTCACGCTCCTCGCGCACCTGCATTCAACGTCTCACACGAAGGATCAGAGGTTTGTTCGGTGGGTGGCGCTCTGCAGTGTCTGCGGCGTGGCGCTGCTGCTCACGCTGAGGCACGTTGGGGCGATCTAGGTCGGCCAGGCGATCGCCTGGCTTTCGAGCAATGAGTGCGAGTGTGGCCTCGCGCCACGCCGGCAGTCTCGCCGGCTCCGATTCCTTCCGGAGGCGCGCTGCTCCGCTCTTCCGTGTACTGCTTCGGCGCCGCGGCCGATACGGGCCTCGTGGCTCAGGCGGAGAGGGTCAGGCGGGCGAGTTCGACGCGGAGATTCTTCTTCGCCCTCACATGCCTCTGGACGACCGTGTTGGGTAGGGCTCTCAGCTCAGCCGCGATCTGCTTGAGTTCGATGCCGTCGAAATTGTGACGCATGAAAACGTATCGCTCGACCTCGGAGAGCTCATTCAGGGCTGTCGCTAGTTTGACCTCCCAGGGGTCGGCCGCCGGCCGCGCGCATTTCTCGCCCGCAAGACCGTCTTCCGCCTCCGCCGCGCCCTCGTCAGCCGCTCGCTGCTCGAAGTACTCGCCGGGAACCAGCTCGAGGAGGTCCAGGTCGCGGGCAGCGCGCCGCACGCGATCCATTACGCGGCGAAAGATCATCCGAGACAAGAATCCCACGATGGTGGTGTTGATTTCCGGCGCCTTGAGCCACAGCTCAAAGAGAACGGCCTCGGCAATCTCCGCAGGATCCAGCGCGTGACGGATCGACTGTTTGTTGACCACCCTCATCGTGCGGTGGAGAACGAACATGTTCACGCTCGTGTTGTCGGTGATTGATGACCGCAGAAAGCGGACGAAGTCGGTGTCGCAGCGGGATCGGCGCCACTCCCGATAGGCGCTGAGGGCGACTTGCCCCGCTGGCTGACTTGCGGCCAATGTCATCTGCCGATCTCCCGGGTGCTGCTGCGCTTTGATGTATGTCCGGGTTCGTGACTTCACCTCATAGTCGCACCGACATGACACGCCCGTGACGGCCACCTTTGTAAATCTTGCGTCCGCCACTGAGCATCATGCTAGGTCCCATCATCCGTCGCTGTCACCTGGCTGCGACTCGTGGACAGAAGCGAGAGGCAGAGTGGCTCTCGTGATCAAC
It encodes the following:
- a CDS encoding trypsin-like serine protease, with product MSRGSNWQTRILVLVAGLTALSIGAPEAAPRIGGTDAQAQSVFRDARGYTVRIRTRIEAPFGADKLGSFFGAGFLVDAERRWLLTNAHVVGESPSEVEVAFADGEFQPAKKIYVDSFTDVAVLQVEHIPTGRRPAILETRDEVAVGETVGAFGHPLGMHFTGTRGIVSNVTDQAGPDLLQIDATVDHGNSGGPVISLRSGRVIGIATAGFDTDKSDRMNFATPLKDVLRIIKLLKAGESPVPTLFEFTLLRNDQGSHTMEVGATSDPVRWPLQSGDRIESVEGVGEVQTYSKLVTALRGCRGSARLSVLRNGKSIALQIAPAMAEPVLERRGLGMDGALISSFLWDDGAVFVERQPLRVEFVMPGSAAEAQGLSPGDRIESIDGVGYASLEALRSALHARPEGKVARIVLRRWSPSDNRIFDFHVRELPMEEIVEVGPQAEEVAAR
- a CDS encoding DUF1428 domain-containing protein; protein product: MPRYVDGFVIPIPKSKLATYRKMAKWGAKTWMKHGALEYFECVGDDLKTPFGLPFPKLAKTKPGETVVFSWIVYKSKAHRDQVNKKVMTEPGMMDMAKSMPFDVKRMSMGGFEVFVEAAAGKRKTAKKAR
- a CDS encoding sigma-70 family RNA polymerase sigma factor translates to MTLAASQPAGQVALSAYREWRRSRCDTDFVRFLRSSITDNTSVNMFVLHRTMRVVNKQSIRHALDPAEIAEAVLFELWLKAPEINTTIVGFLSRMIFRRVMDRVRRAARDLDLLELVPGEYFEQRAADEGAAEAEDGLAGEKCARPAADPWEVKLATALNELSEVERYVFMRHNFDGIELKQIAAELRALPNTVVQRHVRAKKNLRVELARLTLSA